The Limnospira fusiformis SAG 85.79 genomic interval CGGTATCAATCCAGATTTACCAGAAGTTAAGGCAATTCTTAGGGCAATATATCAACTCGATGATTAATCCCCAATAAACCCACAACACAATACCCTCTAGGCTAAATACCTAGGGGTTTTTTTTGCACTAACTCCTAAATGTGCGATCGCCCTTGAGTGCACTAGAGTAACGGTAGAATAGGGGTTATAGCCTTTATGAAGGGTTCAAATCCCTCCAGGCTCGTTTTTTCTATGGCGTTACCCTGACGGCGATAGCGGGAATTCACTTAACCCGATAGTCGTACCGTCACACTCAAAATGCACTCCATTCAGTCTTAGCACACGGGACAATTAGTGCATATCCCTTAGCAACAAATCTTAATTATTGACGGGTTAATCAATAAGCACAACTTAATCAATCTGTCAAATACCCATATCACCCCCTAAACCCGACAAGTGATAGGGTAGCTCCCTTGTGATACCCGTCAATGGCAAGCCTATCGGTTCGTTCGTCACCATTGACTGCTATCACATCGGTCACTTCCCCAATAGTACTTGTTCCGGTTATGGGGGGAGGGTATGATTCAAAGTCAACACGATAGCCGTAGGTAGCCGTAGAGGGGAACCTTCTAAGTAATCAATGTACAAAGATATCAGACCGCCTTTCCGTGGACTATACCTATAGGTAAACCTATGAGCGATCGCCTATCCGGTTATCTATGGGTCTGATTCATAATCTCCGGTGAGGGGAAACTATGGGCTATCATCTACCGACTCCAACCCGATACCCCTAAACAACTTTTCAACTGGTGACAATTACCGAGATGGGAATCGATACCCACATATAGCACAAGACAGAACACTTAGGACGTATAATGGAGAGGACGAGATGACTAAGAAGACCAAAAATGCCAGCCCCCTATAGTTACGACCTCAGACAAAAAGTTATTGATGCCATTGAACTAGACGGTATGCCCAAAACAGAAGCCAGTCAAGTTTTCCATGTCAGCAGGAACACCATTAATCTCTGGCTGCAAAGAAAAGCACAGACCGGAGACTTCCTCCCTAAACCTCATCACCGACCTGGCAATAACCACAAAATTACCGACTGGCAAAAATTCAAGGCTTTTGCCCAAGAGCATGGCGACAAAACAGCAGCTCAAATGGCTGAACTTTGGGATGACGACATCTCTCCTCGCACCATATCCAGAGCCTTGAAGAAAATTGGCTTCACCAGAAAAAAAAACTTACGGCTACCAAGAACGTGATGAGCAACAGCGAGAGGAGTTTATGGCTCAGATTGAACAGATGGAGCCACAAGAAGTGGTCTACCTCGATGAAGCCGGCATGAATAGTCAGGACTCGGATTACCCTTATGGTTACTGCGAGGAAGGAAAACGCTTCCATGCACTCAAATCAGGGAAGAGGCAGGGCAGGGTAAGTATGATAGCCGCATGGTGTCATCAACAACTCTTAGCTCCCTTTAGCTTTGAGGGTTGTTGTAATCGGACAGTGTTTGAGTTGTGGTTGGAGTTCATCTTAATTCCAACATTGAAGCCAGGTCAGACTCTAGTATTGGACAATGCAACGTTTCATAAAGGGGGACGGATTGCTGAACTGGTGGAGGCAGCTCAATGCCGTTTACTCTATCTACCACCTTATTCGCCAGACCTCAACAAGATAGAGAAATGTTGGTCGTGGCTGAAAGCCCGTATTCGCCACTGCATTGAGCAGTTTGATTCTCTCCATGATGCCATGGATTCCGTTCTCAAAGCTGCGTCCTAACCACCTTGACTAATGCTATACAAGCGATTACAACGTTTTTTTCGGCAATTCAAATTTGACCGGGCAGAGATTGCCCGTTTCGTCGTTAGCCTCATTGACATTCCCCAACCTTGGACTCTTAGTCTCGACCGCACCTGTTGGTTTTTCGGTCAAACCCATTTCAACATCTTGATGTTGGCAGTCGTCCACGAGGGGATTGCCTTTCCCCTGCTGTGGACGATGCTTGACAAAAAGGGCAATAGCAACAGTGGCGAACGCATGGACTTATTCGACCGCTTCGAGGCACTATTTCCTGACGTGGAGGTGGCTTGTCTGACCGCTGACCGGGAATTTGTGGGGCGAGATTGGCTCTCGTATCTTCTCATCGACCCCGAGGTTCCTTTCCGCCTACGCATCCGCCACAGCGAGCTGATTAGTCCTAAGTTAGGAGGAACTCGGCGTAGCGGCGAACGAATGTTTGATTCTCTGCGACCCGGAGAATTTCGCCAGCTTTCGGGTCGCCGTTGGGTTTGGGGACGGCAGGTTTACGTCATTGGCTCTCGTCTGGCTGATTCGGGGGAGTTGTTGATTCTCATCACTAACGCTTGCCCCGAAACGGCCCTCCCCGACTATGCTCGGCGTTGGGGTATTGAAAACCTCTTCGGAGCCTTGAAGACTCGGGGCTTCTGTCTCGAATCGACTCACTTTAAGGACCCTGAGCGCTTGAGCCGTTTATTGGCTTTGCTTAGCCTGGCTTTTACTTGGGCTATGAAGGTGGGTTTGTGGATTCACCAAGGTTCACCCATTCCTTTGAAGGCTCACGGACGACGCTCCCAGAGTCTTTTCCGCACTGGCTTCGATTTTCTACGCCGCACTTTCTCTAATCTGCCTTTGTTTTCAGGGCGGTTTCACCAGGCTCTACAACTTTTGTCCTGTACTTAACGCACGGACACCAATAGTCAGACATACCCTAGTGAGACCGAACGCAACACCATACGACGGAAACTGGACATACTGGGCAACCAGAAAAGGACAAGCAATTGGAACACCAACAAGGATAGCAAAACTACTCAAGAAACAGAAAGGTAAGTGTAAATGGTGTGGACAATACTTTACACCATCAGACGTAATTGAGGTTCACCATATTGTACCTCGATGCCTAGGCGGAAAGGATGTATACAATAATCTTCAATTACTACACCACCACACCCGCGATGACAAGACAGCCCTAGACAAGGCTAAAGCTGTATCCATAACAATGGAACAGTCAGACTAGGA includes:
- a CDS encoding IS630-like element ISAtsp1 family transposase (programmed frameshift), which encodes MPAPYSYDLRQKVIDAIELDGMPKTEASQVFHVSRNTINLWLQRKAQTGDFLPKPHHRPGNNHKITDWQKFKAFAQEHGDKTAAQMAELWDDDISPRTISRALKKIGFTRKKTYGYQERDEQQREEFMAQIEQMEPQEVVYLDEAGMNSQDSDYPYGYCEEGKRFHALKSGKRQGRVSMIAAWCHQQLLAPFSFEGCCNRTVFELWLEFILIPTLKPGQTLVLDNATFHKGGRIAELVEAAQCRLLYLPPYSPDLNKIEKCWSWLKARIRHCIEQFDSLHDAMDSVLKAAS